One stretch of Rosistilla oblonga DNA includes these proteins:
- a CDS encoding IS4 family transposase, whose translation MAEPIANEFETLQLGEKRLDRRCKKIAERLSANPQASINAASQGWNETHAAYEFFDNDSVDEAKILDAHKDATMRRIDQHDVVLLVQDTTELDFSKHPTEDSGVLNEEYRYGLYDHSQIAFSETGLCLGVMDVKLFSHNLETLGQKSDQRKQLPIEEKESFRWLQGYRQACQLAGQLPDKQVISVSDRESDLYDIFVEAAQHPSPADFVIRAKQPRCTPERDIATGPNVYKKVADEVASAPVAMRLQVDLPTTPKRAARRATLDVRAKRLTVKPPQMRKAELPEVELSVVEIREVNGPGDDTEVHWQLLSSLPIDTIDLIQRVIDIYVTRWPIETYFRVYKSGCKIEEIQLETNARQRRALMIYKVVAWRLMYLTMLGRQCPDLDCEAVFHEFEWKPVWKVVRDEPLPSEPPSLGELILLIGQLGGHNNRRGDAPPGAEAMWNGLRRMKDFSLAWQAFGRDNSP comes from the coding sequence ATGGCAGAGCCAATTGCCAACGAATTTGAAACACTGCAACTGGGTGAAAAACGCCTCGATCGGCGGTGCAAGAAGATTGCCGAACGGCTTTCGGCCAATCCTCAAGCAAGCATCAACGCTGCCTCGCAGGGATGGAACGAGACGCACGCCGCCTACGAATTCTTTGACAACGATTCAGTGGACGAGGCCAAGATCCTCGACGCTCACAAAGACGCCACGATGCGGCGAATCGACCAACACGACGTCGTCCTGCTAGTCCAAGACACCACCGAACTCGACTTCTCCAAACATCCCACCGAAGACTCCGGGGTGCTAAACGAAGAGTACCGATACGGTCTCTATGACCACAGCCAGATCGCCTTCAGCGAGACCGGACTTTGTCTGGGCGTGATGGACGTCAAGCTGTTCTCGCACAACCTCGAAACGCTCGGCCAAAAAAGCGATCAGAGAAAGCAGTTGCCGATCGAAGAGAAAGAGTCCTTCCGTTGGCTGCAGGGCTACCGGCAGGCTTGCCAGCTAGCCGGCCAGTTGCCCGACAAGCAGGTCATCAGCGTCTCCGATCGTGAATCGGATCTGTACGACATTTTTGTCGAAGCGGCTCAGCATCCTAGTCCGGCTGATTTCGTTATTCGCGCCAAACAGCCGCGTTGTACGCCCGAGCGGGACATCGCGACAGGGCCAAACGTTTACAAAAAGGTTGCCGATGAAGTCGCCAGTGCTCCGGTTGCGATGAGGCTTCAGGTCGATTTGCCTACCACCCCCAAGCGTGCCGCTCGCCGAGCGACGCTGGATGTTCGTGCCAAGCGATTGACCGTCAAGCCGCCTCAGATGCGAAAGGCTGAACTGCCCGAGGTGGAACTGTCGGTGGTGGAGATCCGCGAGGTGAACGGACCAGGTGATGACACCGAAGTTCACTGGCAACTGCTCAGTAGTCTGCCGATCGACACGATCGATCTGATTCAGCGGGTGATCGATATTTACGTCACGCGTTGGCCAATCGAAACCTATTTCCGAGTCTACAAATCTGGCTGTAAGATCGAAGAGATTCAACTCGAAACCAACGCCCGGCAACGTCGCGCGTTGATGATCTACAAGGTCGTCGCATGGCGGCTGATGTATCTGACCATGTTGGGGCGGCAGTGTCCTGACCTAGACTGCGAAGCGGTCTTCCATGAGTTTGAGTGGAAGCCTGTCTGGAAAGTGGTTCGTGACGAACCGCTACCGAGCGAGCCACCAAGTTTAGGCGAGCTGATTTTATTGATCGGTCAGCTTGGCGGCCACAACAATCGTCGCGGTGACGCACCACCAGGTGCCGAAGCGATGTGGAACGGCCTGCGACGAATGAAAGACTTCTCGCTGGCCTGGCAAGCATTCGGTCGCGACAACTCACCATGA
- a CDS encoding transposase, translating to MDKPLMRLCCTTLSHKQRLAMTLLNASEYPVSELSELYRRRWEVELHIRNLKTHMQMEHLRCKTPSMVRKEIHCHLIGYNLVRASMIASSLRYSWKPTRLSFTNAMQALEEFLAVIRLQAHRVIDQWNTLMQTIAERRVGWRPGRQEKRVVKKQPKSYKLMRTPRNPNRNRFATTGYA from the coding sequence ATGGACAAGCCTCTGATGAGATTGTGTTGCACAACACTGTCACACAAACAGAGGCTGGCCATGACACTCCTGAACGCGAGTGAGTACCCCGTTTCTGAGTTGTCAGAGCTCTATCGACGACGTTGGGAAGTTGAGCTACATATTCGAAACTTAAAGACACATATGCAAATGGAGCATCTGCGTTGCAAAACTCCTTCGATGGTTCGCAAGGAAATCCATTGTCATTTGATCGGCTACAACTTGGTTCGTGCCTCGATGATTGCGTCGTCGCTGCGGTATAGCTGGAAACCCACGCGGTTGAGCTTTACCAATGCGATGCAGGCTTTGGAGGAGTTTTTGGCGGTGATTCGCCTACAGGCTCACCGCGTCATCGATCAATGGAATACCTTGATGCAAACAATCGCTGAACGCCGAGTCGGATGGCGCCCGGGACGTCAAGAAAAACGAGTGGTCAAGAAGCAGCCCAAGTCGTATAAGCTCATGCGTACTCCAAGGAATCCGAACCGAAATCGTTTTGCAACAACGGGTTACGCTTAA
- a CDS encoding ankyrin repeat domain-containing protein: MRTKTLLILSVLLLCVIGCDRAIDSLTTRSPSNESIPEVKMNRWDDHSFHDIIRAGGRHRLDRIKELIDEGGDLNELDHNGNTPAVLATGWGGQYDIAIMLVSAGAEYDIYKRNSNHRLAHFVVMEERRAGLWSPEQRRDHARLIKLLETRGESFTEVRADFARWKELYAGTSLSQYAKLRDQEIAEREARSTGNAGPTNKTSQSGSKITVQSPDALHQLIDQRAKGCDDCVQRIRELIAEGFDVNAISSWGMPAVIWAVDKGRQFDVALLLLQNGADPSVPCINQKTGNPLRLKLIHYVERAEDDIQMYDKQQRQGYEELVTWLTDHGESIEQAKQERHFWNQPLVEPPSADLNAD, from the coding sequence ATGCGCACGAAAACACTTTTGATATTGTCCGTTCTGCTTCTTTGTGTTATCGGTTGTGATCGGGCAATCGATTCGCTGACAACGCGATCACCATCGAATGAAAGTATTCCTGAGGTCAAAATGAACCGATGGGATGACCACTCGTTTCACGATATCATTCGTGCAGGTGGAAGACACCGTTTAGATCGAATCAAAGAACTCATCGACGAGGGTGGCGATTTGAATGAACTCGACCACAACGGGAACACACCAGCCGTGTTAGCCACAGGTTGGGGAGGACAATACGACATTGCCATCATGCTTGTTAGTGCTGGCGCCGAATATGATATTTACAAGCGGAATTCCAATCATCGACTCGCACATTTCGTCGTCATGGAGGAACGCAGAGCGGGTCTATGGTCACCTGAACAACGCCGTGATCATGCGCGACTTATCAAGTTATTGGAGACGCGCGGCGAATCATTCACGGAAGTGCGAGCCGATTTTGCACGATGGAAGGAGCTCTATGCTGGTACCTCCCTATCCCAGTACGCCAAACTTCGTGACCAAGAAATCGCGGAGCGTGAAGCACGCTCAACAGGAAACGCAGGTCCGACCAACAAAACATCTCAATCCGGATCCAAAATCACGGTCCAATCGCCCGATGCACTGCACCAACTGATCGATCAACGAGCCAAAGGCTGCGACGATTGCGTGCAGCGGATTCGCGAACTCATCGCCGAAGGATTCGATGTCAATGCGATTTCCAGTTGGGGTATGCCAGCCGTGATTTGGGCGGTTGATAAGGGGCGGCAATTCGACGTCGCACTGCTGCTGCTCCAAAACGGTGCCGACCCTTCCGTGCCATGCATCAATCAAAAAACTGGCAACCCGTTGCGTTTAAAACTCATTCACTACGTCGAACGCGCCGAAGACGACATTCAAATGTACGACAAGCAACAACGACAAGGTTATGAAGAACTCGTTACATGGCTCACCGATCACGGCGAATCGATCGAACAAGCCAAGCAGGAACGCCACTTCTGGAACCAGCCCCTTGTCGAACCTCCATCCGCTGACCTGAATGCGGACTAG
- a CDS encoding tetratricopeptide repeat protein — MEEAEGFAIESDEQFCDAIELLLQRCDALGKTLVIRDWSHADFHGFPYFSDCTYQLRLREVLLQRFDVRSVATVRHPLNHYLSMKQLTVLKKRWDDCQVLTGMHHFAEEIQSMPWFRHEDFACDSDGILQQITVELGIPFAPSYRDLWWKGSKITGDGTRQNGQIRAPIRRSVPTELWPVLSNSTQFRQTLDLLGYRMPLPLKSLGWRDAEADDSESRNLTERGNECLNAGDFRTAIALYERQLRRDPIDDATANNLGFCLMQIGEHEEAASHFEAILKRSPDSPHPLRNLAACLESLDRRFEAIPFLRRLISISPEEHWQRFQLAKHLHGIGALDESLSHLRLLFRAGYRADAVASDYLMFLNYSDCQSAEQIAKEHFRVGMQFARQPQAAKPRVLQARDRLRIGYLCKDFYTHPVGKLITPILEAHDRQQVEIFAYHDGEKRDALTKRTEAAVETFRATWGTNDRDLEARLRADQLDVLVDLAGFSGGGNRLRLFASRCAPLQVAFLGYPATAAVPAIDFRITDHYADPPGQADGYYSERPLYLACGFLAYQAPDWIRQIHEEPRSRERLRIGCFNNVAKISRSAMACWAEILKRTPEIDLTLKYGDRYQVTLVADRFREIFAANGVCPSRLDFRPMTTTYHDHFRQLAEVDLALDSFPYQGTMTTLETLSVGTPIVSLAGKYYAHRATSAMIIWLGMEELVASDEDEYVEIACQLLRSPDLLRGLRGELLERFFNSPLTDVPGFTQALETELLAQYQAFAPGSIRNG, encoded by the coding sequence ATGGAAGAGGCTGAGGGGTTCGCGATCGAATCGGATGAGCAGTTCTGCGATGCGATCGAATTGCTGTTGCAACGATGCGACGCGCTGGGCAAGACGTTGGTGATCCGCGACTGGAGCCACGCCGATTTCCACGGCTTTCCATATTTCTCCGATTGCACTTACCAGTTGCGATTGCGTGAGGTGTTGCTGCAACGGTTTGATGTGCGCTCCGTCGCCACGGTACGGCATCCGTTGAATCATTATCTGAGCATGAAACAGCTGACCGTTCTGAAGAAGCGGTGGGACGACTGTCAAGTGCTAACGGGCATGCATCACTTTGCCGAAGAAATTCAATCGATGCCCTGGTTTCGCCATGAAGACTTTGCGTGTGATTCCGACGGCATCTTGCAACAAATCACGGTAGAGCTTGGAATTCCGTTCGCCCCAAGCTACCGAGACCTCTGGTGGAAGGGCAGCAAGATCACGGGGGATGGAACGCGGCAAAATGGACAGATCAGGGCGCCGATACGACGCAGCGTTCCGACTGAATTGTGGCCCGTGTTGTCCAACAGCACCCAGTTCCGGCAGACACTCGATCTGCTGGGCTACCGAATGCCACTGCCGCTAAAATCGCTCGGCTGGCGGGATGCGGAAGCTGACGATTCAGAATCTAGGAACCTGACCGAACGTGGCAATGAGTGTCTCAATGCCGGAGATTTCCGTACGGCGATTGCGTTGTACGAACGGCAATTGCGCAGGGATCCGATCGACGATGCAACGGCGAACAACTTGGGATTTTGCCTGATGCAAATCGGAGAGCACGAGGAAGCGGCGAGTCATTTTGAGGCGATCCTGAAGCGAAGTCCTGATAGCCCTCACCCTCTGCGAAACCTTGCCGCATGCCTGGAATCGCTCGATCGCCGGTTTGAAGCGATTCCTTTTTTACGGCGGCTGATTTCCATAAGTCCCGAGGAGCATTGGCAACGATTTCAGTTGGCGAAACATTTGCACGGCATCGGCGCGCTCGACGAGTCGCTGTCGCATCTGCGACTATTGTTTCGAGCGGGCTATCGGGCCGATGCTGTCGCGTCCGATTATCTCATGTTCCTCAACTACAGCGACTGTCAATCGGCGGAGCAAATTGCCAAGGAGCATTTCCGTGTTGGAATGCAGTTTGCCAGGCAGCCACAAGCGGCGAAGCCACGCGTCTTGCAAGCAAGGGATCGGCTGCGGATAGGATATCTCTGTAAGGACTTTTACACTCACCCAGTGGGCAAGCTGATCACGCCGATCCTCGAAGCACATGATCGACAGCAGGTTGAAATTTTTGCGTATCACGATGGAGAAAAACGGGACGCGTTGACGAAGCGAACCGAAGCGGCAGTCGAGACGTTTCGAGCGACGTGGGGTACCAACGACCGTGATCTCGAAGCAAGGTTGAGGGCCGATCAGCTCGACGTGCTGGTCGATTTGGCAGGGTTCTCAGGTGGTGGGAATCGGTTGCGATTGTTTGCCAGTCGCTGTGCGCCGCTACAGGTCGCTTTTCTGGGCTACCCGGCAACCGCAGCGGTCCCGGCAATCGACTTTCGAATCACCGACCATTACGCTGACCCACCGGGGCAAGCCGATGGTTACTACAGTGAACGCCCCTTGTACCTTGCGTGTGGATTTTTAGCATACCAGGCGCCGGATTGGATTCGGCAGATCCATGAAGAGCCTCGCAGCCGCGAGCGGTTACGCATCGGTTGTTTCAACAATGTGGCGAAGATTTCGCGTTCGGCAATGGCCTGTTGGGCTGAGATCTTGAAGCGTACGCCTGAAATTGATTTGACCTTGAAGTACGGTGATCGATACCAAGTCACGTTGGTTGCCGATCGGTTTCGAGAGATCTTCGCAGCCAACGGAGTCTGTCCAAGCCGGTTGGATTTCCGTCCGATGACGACGACCTATCACGATCACTTTCGCCAACTCGCGGAGGTCGATTTAGCTCTCGATTCGTTTCCGTACCAAGGGACAATGACCACGCTGGAGACGTTGTCGGTCGGCACACCGATCGTCTCATTGGCGGGGAAGTATTATGCCCACCGGGCGACCTCTGCGATGATAATTTGGCTGGGGATGGAGGAGTTGGTAGCGAGCGACGAAGACGAATATGTTGAAATTGCATGCCAGTTGTTGCGCAGTCCCGATCTGTTACGCGGGTTACGAGGGGAACTGCTGGAGCGATTTTTCAATAGTCCGCTGACAGATGTTCCGGGGTTTACGCAGGCGTTGGAAACCGAACTGTTGGCACAGTACCAAGCGTTTGCACCGGGGAGTATTCGCAATGGATGA
- a CDS encoding group II intron maturase-specific domain-containing protein, producing MCFKPAPLIVNEVNRLLRGWSGYFGYGHPRRAFASVNYQTFRRMDIHLRRRSQRGCRPGKGMSLYEHLYYNLGLEKLCGIR from the coding sequence ATGTGTTTCAAGCCGGCACCGCTGATTGTCAACGAAGTGAATCGCTTGTTGCGAGGCTGGAGCGGGTACTTTGGCTACGGCCATCCCCGCCGGGCGTTTGCGTCGGTGAACTACCAGACGTTTCGGCGTATGGACATTCACCTGCGTCGTCGAAGTCAACGAGGCTGTCGTCCGGGCAAAGGTATGAGCCTCTACGAGCATCTCTACTACAACCTGGGTTTAGAGAAGCTATGTGGAATTCGCTAA
- a CDS encoding IS5 family transposase codes for MPRHRLTDREFNAIRHLLPKQRPGKPGRRWSNHRTVIDGILWITKTGSPWRDLPEQLGKWQTVYARFRRWTKEGLWARIYQTLLKRLDALEKIDRSLWCVDGSVIRAHRSASGMIPQSEKNDELVALGRSRGGYSTKIHVLCDGEGTLLGITATGGQRHESTELENLIASCELSLHRYDSRPEVIAGDKGYSSNAIRQFIRDRQIKPVIGSKANESRDANFDREAYRRRNIIERLIGWLKESRRVATRYDKLACSYLAFVQLAAMRRVLKLL; via the coding sequence ATGCCACGCCATCGTCTCACAGATCGGGAGTTCAATGCAATCCGTCATCTGCTGCCCAAGCAGCGCCCCGGTAAGCCGGGACGACGGTGGAGCAACCATCGCACGGTAATAGATGGGATACTCTGGATCACGAAGACTGGAAGCCCCTGGCGAGATCTACCTGAGCAACTGGGGAAATGGCAAACGGTCTACGCCAGATTTCGACGATGGACCAAGGAAGGGCTCTGGGCCAGAATTTATCAAACACTACTGAAGCGACTGGACGCACTGGAGAAGATTGACCGGTCGCTTTGGTGCGTTGACGGTAGCGTCATTCGGGCTCACCGCAGCGCTTCGGGTATGATTCCGCAGAGCGAAAAGAACGATGAATTAGTGGCTCTGGGACGTTCTCGAGGCGGATACTCGACGAAAATTCATGTGCTATGCGATGGCGAGGGAACGTTGCTCGGAATCACGGCGACTGGCGGTCAACGCCACGAGTCGACGGAACTTGAGAATCTCATCGCAAGCTGTGAACTAAGTCTTCATCGCTACGACAGTCGTCCTGAAGTGATCGCAGGAGACAAGGGATACAGCAGTAACGCGATTCGCCAGTTCATCCGCGACCGCCAGATCAAACCGGTCATCGGATCGAAGGCTAACGAATCACGGGATGCGAATTTTGATCGCGAAGCTTACCGCCGCCGCAATATCATCGAACGACTGATCGGCTGGCTAAAAGAATCTCGCCGAGTGGCGACGCGATACGATAAACTTGCCTGTTCGTACCTTGCTTTCGTTCAACTCGCCGCCATGCGGCGAGTGCTCAAACTGCTTTAA
- the ltrA gene encoding group II intron reverse transcriptase/maturase, protein MKSTTEDEADPIDPCGRTDLPPKVSRLRMKLNQKAKQEPKFRFYALYDRIYRTDVLQSAWRRVRKTKSAPGVDGVTFVDIEESGDGVRGFLQRLQDDLRNKSYKPDAVRRVQLPKPDGRMRPLGIPTVRDRVVQMATLLILEPIFEADFRDSSFGFRPGRSAHDALDAIRSHLGRGKREVYDADLKGYFDTIPHDKLIAALEFRISDRSVLRLIRMWLQSPIEEVDESGRKTRHKPTAGTPQGGVISPLLANLYLHWFEVLFYRSDGPANWAKAEVVRYADDFVVLAYYQGDRLRSWIETTLEGRFGLTINREKTKVVRLGEIAGEGLDFLGFTMRYERSILPHSDRYLHVGPSRTAMARVRMKLRELGTV, encoded by the coding sequence ATGAAGTCCACTACGGAAGACGAAGCTGACCCAATCGACCCCTGCGGTCGAACCGATCTGCCTCCGAAAGTCTCGCGTTTGCGAATGAAGCTGAATCAGAAAGCGAAGCAGGAACCGAAGTTTCGATTCTACGCTCTGTATGATCGAATCTACCGGACGGATGTTCTGCAGTCCGCTTGGCGTCGCGTTCGGAAGACCAAGTCCGCCCCCGGAGTCGATGGTGTCACGTTTGTCGACATCGAAGAATCCGGAGATGGTGTGCGAGGTTTTCTGCAACGACTCCAGGACGACTTGCGGAACAAGAGCTACAAGCCCGATGCGGTTCGTCGCGTGCAGCTTCCCAAACCCGATGGACGCATGCGTCCGCTGGGCATCCCGACAGTTCGCGACCGAGTGGTCCAGATGGCAACGTTGCTGATTCTGGAACCGATCTTTGAAGCGGACTTTCGTGACAGTTCGTTCGGGTTTCGGCCCGGACGTAGTGCTCATGACGCACTCGATGCGATCCGTTCGCATCTTGGGCGTGGGAAACGGGAGGTGTACGACGCGGACTTAAAGGGTTACTTCGACACGATCCCACATGACAAACTAATCGCTGCACTGGAGTTTCGTATCAGTGACCGCAGTGTGTTGCGATTGATCCGCATGTGGCTACAAAGCCCGATCGAAGAAGTCGACGAGTCGGGTCGTAAAACCCGGCACAAGCCGACTGCGGGTACGCCTCAAGGTGGAGTGATCTCGCCGCTTTTGGCGAATCTTTACCTCCACTGGTTTGAGGTTTTGTTTTACCGCAGTGATGGCCCGGCAAACTGGGCCAAGGCTGAAGTGGTCCGCTATGCGGACGACTTCGTCGTGCTCGCCTATTACCAAGGCGATCGTCTGAGATCGTGGATCGAAACGACGCTGGAAGGCCGCTTCGGCCTGACGATCAACCGCGAGAAGACCAAGGTCGTTCGCCTTGGAGAGATCGCTGGTGAAGGTTTGGACTTTCTCGGGTTCACGATGCGCTACGAACGCAGCATCTTGCCGCATTCGGATCGCTATCTGCACGTGGGGCCGAGCCGCACGGCGATGGCTCGAGTTCGCATGAAGCTTCGCGAACTAGGCACTGTTTAA
- a CDS encoding Gfo/Idh/MocA family oxidoreductase: MQIPTLAQLALIPALAAAVSLSAATSASADEPLKVGIIGLDTSHVTAFSKVMNDPKATGDLAKMSVVAAFPGGSPDIASSRDRVEGFTNQLRDMGVEIVDSIPALLEKVDVVMLESVDARPHLEQVLPVFQAGKRVFIDKPLAASLVDCLAIQQLSKKYDVPFFSSSSLRFSPDIYRFRTGDPKVGAVLGATVWSPCSLEPTHPDLFWYGVHGVETLYTIMGTGCTQVSRVSTADTDEATGVWEDGRVGTFRGLRAGKRGYGGIVFGEKSIADAGTYAGYQPLVQRVASFFLTGEVAVDPNETIEMFAFMTAADESKKKDGAAVSIADVMKAAEAQVADRIAEVEKKIAAK, translated from the coding sequence ATGCAGATCCCTACTCTGGCTCAACTTGCACTCATTCCCGCTCTGGCAGCCGCCGTATCGCTCAGCGCCGCAACCAGCGCGTCGGCCGACGAACCACTAAAAGTTGGCATCATCGGACTGGACACGTCGCACGTGACAGCGTTCAGCAAAGTCATGAACGATCCCAAAGCGACCGGCGATTTGGCGAAGATGAGCGTCGTCGCCGCGTTCCCCGGTGGCAGCCCCGACATCGCGTCGAGCCGCGATCGCGTCGAAGGCTTCACCAACCAATTGCGTGATATGGGTGTCGAGATCGTCGATTCGATCCCGGCTCTGCTGGAAAAAGTGGACGTTGTGATGCTGGAAAGCGTCGACGCCCGTCCCCACCTGGAACAAGTATTGCCCGTCTTCCAAGCCGGCAAACGCGTCTTCATCGACAAACCGCTCGCCGCTTCGCTTGTCGATTGCCTGGCGATCCAACAGCTGTCGAAGAAGTACGACGTGCCGTTTTTCAGCAGCTCGTCGCTGCGATTCAGCCCCGATATCTACCGCTTCCGCACCGGTGATCCGAAGGTCGGCGCTGTGTTGGGCGCTACCGTCTGGAGCCCCTGCTCGCTGGAACCAACTCACCCCGATCTGTTCTGGTACGGCGTCCACGGCGTCGAAACCTTGTACACGATCATGGGAACCGGATGCACGCAAGTCTCTCGCGTTTCGACAGCCGATACCGACGAAGCGACTGGCGTTTGGGAAGACGGCCGCGTCGGCACCTTCCGCGGACTGCGAGCGGGCAAACGAGGTTACGGCGGGATCGTGTTCGGCGAGAAATCGATCGCCGACGCTGGCACTTATGCTGGTTACCAACCGCTGGTTCAACGCGTTGCATCGTTCTTCTTGACCGGTGAAGTTGCCGTCGACCCAAATGAAACGATCGAGATGTTCGCCTTCATGACAGCCGCCGACGAATCGAAGAAGAAGGATGGCGCAGCGGTTTCGATCGCCGACGTAATGAAAGCGGCCGAAGCGCAAGTCGCCGACCGAATTGCGGAAGTCGAAAAGAAAATCGCGGCCAAATAA
- a CDS encoding secondary thiamine-phosphate synthase enzyme YjbQ — protein sequence MWFQKQIALAAKPRGFHLVTREILSALPELAEVQVGLLHVFIQHTSASLTINENADPDVRTDFEMVANHLVPESLPYVHTLEGSDDMPAHVKGALMGFSLSIPITSGQLALGTWQGIYLCEHRNHGGRRQLVLTVHGE from the coding sequence GTGTGGTTCCAAAAACAGATTGCCCTCGCTGCCAAACCGCGAGGCTTTCATCTCGTGACGCGTGAAATCTTGTCCGCGTTGCCCGAACTAGCCGAGGTCCAAGTTGGCCTGCTGCATGTCTTTATCCAGCACACCAGCGCTAGCCTGACGATCAACGAAAACGCCGATCCCGATGTGCGGACCGATTTCGAAATGGTCGCCAATCACCTGGTCCCCGAATCGTTGCCCTACGTCCATACGCTCGAGGGAAGCGACGACATGCCGGCTCACGTCAAAGGGGCGCTAATGGGATTCAGCCTCTCGATCCCGATCACCTCGGGGCAATTGGCTCTTGGAACGTGGCAGGGAATCTATCTCTGCGAGCACCGCAATCATGGCGGTCGCCGCCAACTTGTCCTGACGGTTCACGGCGAATAA
- the mog gene encoding molybdopterin adenylyltransferase, translated as MTQPTPASIGIVTVSDRASRGEYQDRGGPAIEAYLQEVLQSPWQAIPRLVPDDIDAIADALQELSEQGCCLIITTGGTGPALRDVTPEATERVCDKMMPGFGEQMRQVSLQFVPTAILSRQTAGICGSSLIVNLPGQPKAIAECLDAVFPAIPYCIDLLEGPRLETDPARCQAFRPKSKPATEPQ; from the coding sequence ATGACACAACCCACCCCCGCGTCGATCGGTATCGTGACGGTATCGGATCGCGCCAGCCGCGGCGAATACCAAGATCGGGGCGGCCCGGCGATCGAAGCCTATCTGCAAGAAGTCCTGCAAAGCCCATGGCAGGCGATCCCACGACTGGTTCCCGACGACATCGATGCGATCGCCGACGCGCTGCAAGAATTATCCGAACAGGGATGTTGCTTGATCATCACAACCGGTGGCACCGGGCCGGCACTGCGGGATGTCACCCCGGAGGCGACCGAGCGCGTTTGCGACAAGATGATGCCCGGCTTTGGCGAACAGATGCGGCAGGTTTCGCTGCAGTTTGTCCCGACGGCAATCCTCTCGCGGCAGACCGCCGGGATCTGCGGCAGCAGCTTGATCGTCAACCTGCCGGGCCAGCCGAAAGCGATCGCCGAGTGTCTCGATGCTGTTTTTCCAGCGATCCCCTACTGCATCGATCTACTGGAAGGACCTCGCCTGGAGACCGATCCCGCCCGCTGCCAAGCGTTTCGCCCCAAGAGCAAACCGGCGACGGAGCCCCAGTAG
- a CDS encoding class I SAM-dependent methyltransferase produces the protein MSDKRRSGYDSLAPWYQTLEQLRFGRALQNGRVSLLPAVLEHLQSRSSGDDPEVLFLGDGDGRLLDAFLTSSPTARVTSVDISPRMVALQKSRVGQRGRAVRWHVADIEVIEFSAGRYDLVVTPFFLDCFDAEELGRLIPRIAGWLTPAAAWYVVDFQIPPSGLRRLWGRFWLSIMHTFFRWQTGLRSRQVVDPAPILQTCGFSPKHDQQAHAEMIRSTLYCRG, from the coding sequence GTGAGCGATAAGCGGCGATCGGGGTACGACAGCTTGGCCCCGTGGTATCAAACGCTGGAACAGCTGCGGTTCGGCAGAGCGCTGCAAAATGGAAGAGTCAGCCTGCTGCCGGCGGTTCTCGAACACCTTCAGTCCCGATCGAGTGGCGACGATCCGGAAGTCCTGTTCCTGGGCGATGGCGACGGGCGGTTGCTGGACGCTTTTTTAACCAGCAGCCCGACGGCTCGAGTGACAAGCGTCGACATCAGCCCAAGGATGGTAGCGCTGCAGAAATCTCGAGTCGGCCAGCGGGGCAGGGCGGTGCGGTGGCATGTTGCCGACATCGAAGTCATCGAATTCTCGGCGGGCCGCTATGACCTCGTCGTGACTCCCTTTTTCCTCGACTGCTTCGATGCAGAGGAGCTCGGCCGTCTGATCCCCCGTATCGCCGGCTGGCTAACTCCCGCTGCCGCTTGGTACGTCGTCGACTTCCAAATTCCACCATCCGGTCTACGGCGGCTGTGGGGCCGATTCTGGCTTTCGATCATGCACACCTTCTTTCGCTGGCAAACCGGTCTCCGATCGCGTCAGGTGGTCGATCCGGCCCCCATCCTGCAGACGTGCGGCTTTTCCCCCAAGCACGACCAACAGGCTCACGCTGAAATGATTCGATCGACGCTCTACTGCCGCGGCTGA
- the csrA gene encoding carbon storage regulator CsrA translates to MLVLSRKKNESIVINNDIRIVVVEIRGDKVRLGVEAPREVPVHRREVYDAIQRSQQDDSAESVDG, encoded by the coding sequence ATGTTAGTGCTATCACGTAAGAAAAACGAAAGCATCGTAATCAACAATGATATTCGTATCGTTGTCGTCGAGATCCGTGGCGATAAAGTACGGCTTGGGGTGGAAGCTCCTCGCGAAGTGCCAGTTCATCGCCGCGAAGTCTACGATGCGATTCAACGAAGCCAGCAAGACGATTCCGCTGAATCGGTCGATGGCTAA